One window from the genome of Amphiprion ocellaris isolate individual 3 ecotype Okinawa chromosome 23, ASM2253959v1, whole genome shotgun sequence encodes:
- the LOC118471782 gene encoding uncharacterized protein LOC118471782: MSIDSSLVSHFCKNSTAAFFVTFAYNATRFLLLLPLSIFILYLGYQRWRRQRSFKSTSHSDVFTFHNAALQLIGVLGALLFLFGHYFDLRVLRNVGFLCTSTLYLGENYFHILTCVERYLAVIHPVTYMGLRNSRGVWIRNICIAVAWLQTFIWSCAFRLFPTFPLIPFLIQFVASSVIITSCSLCVLCALIRPGPGEGGRDREHVDQSKQRAFYTITAILAVLWLWFVGFTISKAVGDSPVLNSNCALRSSGYWFSLPSSVVLPLLYLHRTGKLPCFHGNSR; this comes from the coding sequence ATGTCCATAGACTCCTCCCTTGTCTCTCACTTTTGCAAGAACTCCAcagctgctttttttgtcaCCTTTGCCTATAATGCCACCAGATTCCTCCTCCTCTTAcctctctccatcttcatccTCTACCTCGGCTACCAGCGATGGCGGCGGCAGCGCTCCTTCAAATCGACAAGCCACTCTGACGTCTTCACCTTCCACAATGCCGCCCTGCAGCTGATCGGAGTCTTGGGGGCGTTACTATTCTTGTTCGGCCACTACTTTGACCTCCGAGTTCTGAGGAACGTGGGGTTCCTTTGCACCAGCACCCTGTACCTGGGAGAAAATTACTTCCACATCCTCACCTGTGTTGAGCGCTACCTGGCCGTCATCCACCCGGTCACCTACATGGGGCTGAGAAACAGCCGTGGGGTCTGGATCAGGAACATCTGTATTGCTGTTGCTTGGCTGCAGACCTTCATCTGGAGTTGTGCATTTAGACTATTTCCCACTTTTCCCCTCATCCCATTTCTCATCCAGTTTGTCGCCTCCTCTGTCATTATCACTTCCTGTAGCCTCTGTGTTCTCTGTGCTCTGATTCGTCCAGGACCGGGGGAAGGAGGCAGGGACAGGGAGCATGTTGACCAATCAAAGCAGAGGGCTTTCTACACCATTACGGCCATACTGGCAGTGCTGTGGTTGTGGTTTGTCGGGTTCACAATTAGTAAAGCTGTGGGCGACTCGCCAGTCTTGAATTCCAACTGTGCGCTGAGGAGTTCAGGTTACTGGTTCAGTCTGCCCAGCAGTGTGGTGTTACCCCTGCTATACCTGCACAGGACAGGAAAACTACCATGCTTCCATGGTAACAGCAGATAA